In Nilaparvata lugens isolate BPH chromosome 5, ASM1435652v1, whole genome shotgun sequence, the following proteins share a genomic window:
- the LOC111048724 gene encoding uncharacterized protein LOC111048724 produces the protein MTVLGGLNMQHNGHHILVEDRTDALLNKHLPTMRRRFTLLIAFFSSISILTQLAVCPHSTNQNPCNRGEKIIRLVTQPIVENETTADFSHFEVDEENITSNCSSPAPSLTELQVVNPWIIELIDDDNPEMPTKYNNDDTGS, from the exons ATGACTGTCCTCGGTGGCCTTAACATGCAGCACAATGGACATCATATTCTAGTTGAAGACCGAACGGATGCCCTGCTCAACAAACATTTGCCTACGATGCGACGCCGCTTCACATTACTCATTGCTTTCTTCTCAAGCATCAGCATACTCACGCAACTCGCCGTATGCCCCCACAGCACAA ATCAGAATCCGTGTAATAGAGGCGAAAAAATAATAAGGCTTGTCACTCAGCCAATAGTGGAAAATGAAACAACTGctgatttttctcattttgaaGTAGATGAAGAAAATATAACTTCAAACTGCAGTAGTCCAGCTCCATCATTAACCGAGTTGCAG GTTGTAAATCCTTGGATTATCGAACTCATTGATGATGACAATCCAGAGATGCCGACCAAATACAACAACGATGATACAG GAAGCTGA